A window of the Helianthus annuus cultivar XRQ/B chromosome 4, HanXRQr2.0-SUNRISE, whole genome shotgun sequence genome harbors these coding sequences:
- the LOC110903133 gene encoding protein NLP6-like isoform X1, whose product MLPVCHGGSSDCVGVVECSMKHPTLLLPMFNELKCELERRGLSIYHIQGSWPYKEAIPGDLEPAKFEIENGLKIACESHDLTLAQVWISYESDHHALDMTKRMFLVKMSGYSVDSNDDPLSSVKDFYDKLDVINLKTGEGLAQKTLQTHQPHLCRNIYKLSDNSGVLALLSASTKSKKCASFVICLRSTHTRELDYAFEFFWPQSRHHLILLDALLATLRKHLPSFKFASGEQLGDELSVVDVDGYSSRLVKVLLGNENELSEASNETRTPVGVKRKSIAGQSDLNHPEGEDDDLAILASYRSKPLLFYIPSSSTFEYVLEKLNKEFELDPTRTYRVEYKASSGQWSSLVCLESCRGMDLIRLRVFPEGRQVGWRWKTDS is encoded by the exons aTGCTCCCGGTTTGTCATGGTGGTTCTTCTGACTGTGTTGGTGTTGTTGAGTGCTCTATGAAGCATCCTACTCTTCTTCTTCCAATGTTCAATGAGTTGAAATGTGAACTAGAG AGAAGGGGCCTAAGTATCTATCATATACAAGGAAGTTGGCCATACAAG GAGGCTATACCAGGTGATTTGGAACCTGCCAAATTTGAGATTGAAAATGGGTTAAAGATAGCTTGTGAATCACATGATTTAACTCTTGCTCAAGTTTGGATCTCTTATGAGAGCGATCATCATGCATTGGACATGACGAAACGAATGTTTTTGGTGAAAATGAGTGGGTATTCAGTTGATTCAAATGACGATCCTTTGTCTTCCGTTAAGGATTTCTACGATAAGCTTGATGTGATTAATTTGAAAACGGGGGAGGGGCTCGCTCAGAAGACTCTTCAAACTCATCAACCACACTTGTGCAGAAACATCTATAAGCTGAGTGATAATAGCGGGGTATTGGCGCTACTCTCTGCCAGTACCAAATCCAAAAAATGTGCTTCTTTTGTGATATGCTTGAGGAGCACTCACACGAGAGAACTTGACTACGCGTTTGAGTTCTTTTGGCCCCAAAGTCGTCACCATTTGATCTTGTTGGACGCTTTGTTAGCGACACTAAGGAAGCATTTGCCAAGTTTCAAGTTTGCTTCTGGTGAACAACTTGGTGATGAATTATCTGTTGTAGATGTTGATGGTTATTCTTCAAGGCTTGTGAAGGTTCTCCTGGGAAACGAAAACGAATTATCAGAAGCATCAAATGAAACACGGACACCGGTAGGCGTGAAGAGAAAGTCCATTGCGGGTCAAAGTGACTTGAATCATCCGGAGGGTGAGGATGATGATCTTGCCATATTAGCATCTTATAGAAGCAAACCCTTATTATTCTACATCCCAAGCTCATCCACATTTGAATATGTTTTGGAGAAACTTAACAAGGAGTTCGAGTTGGATCCAACTCGGACCTACAGGGTCGAGTACAAAGCTTCCTCGGGCCAATGGTCTAGTCTAGTATGCTTAGAGAGTTGTCGGGGAATGGATCTCATTAGACTTCGTGTGTTCCCTGAGGGTAGACAAGTAGGCTGGCGGTGGAAAACTGATAGTTGA
- the LOC110903133 gene encoding protein NLP7-like isoform X2 → MLPVCHGGSSDCVGVVECSMKHPTLLLPMFNELKCELEEAIPGDLEPAKFEIENGLKIACESHDLTLAQVWISYESDHHALDMTKRMFLVKMSGYSVDSNDDPLSSVKDFYDKLDVINLKTGEGLAQKTLQTHQPHLCRNIYKLSDNSGVLALLSASTKSKKCASFVICLRSTHTRELDYAFEFFWPQSRHHLILLDALLATLRKHLPSFKFASGEQLGDELSVVDVDGYSSRLVKVLLGNENELSEASNETRTPVGVKRKSIAGQSDLNHPEGEDDDLAILASYRSKPLLFYIPSSSTFEYVLEKLNKEFELDPTRTYRVEYKASSGQWSSLVCLESCRGMDLIRLRVFPEGRQVGWRWKTDS, encoded by the exons aTGCTCCCGGTTTGTCATGGTGGTTCTTCTGACTGTGTTGGTGTTGTTGAGTGCTCTATGAAGCATCCTACTCTTCTTCTTCCAATGTTCAATGAGTTGAAATGTGAACTAGAG GAGGCTATACCAGGTGATTTGGAACCTGCCAAATTTGAGATTGAAAATGGGTTAAAGATAGCTTGTGAATCACATGATTTAACTCTTGCTCAAGTTTGGATCTCTTATGAGAGCGATCATCATGCATTGGACATGACGAAACGAATGTTTTTGGTGAAAATGAGTGGGTATTCAGTTGATTCAAATGACGATCCTTTGTCTTCCGTTAAGGATTTCTACGATAAGCTTGATGTGATTAATTTGAAAACGGGGGAGGGGCTCGCTCAGAAGACTCTTCAAACTCATCAACCACACTTGTGCAGAAACATCTATAAGCTGAGTGATAATAGCGGGGTATTGGCGCTACTCTCTGCCAGTACCAAATCCAAAAAATGTGCTTCTTTTGTGATATGCTTGAGGAGCACTCACACGAGAGAACTTGACTACGCGTTTGAGTTCTTTTGGCCCCAAAGTCGTCACCATTTGATCTTGTTGGACGCTTTGTTAGCGACACTAAGGAAGCATTTGCCAAGTTTCAAGTTTGCTTCTGGTGAACAACTTGGTGATGAATTATCTGTTGTAGATGTTGATGGTTATTCTTCAAGGCTTGTGAAGGTTCTCCTGGGAAACGAAAACGAATTATCAGAAGCATCAAATGAAACACGGACACCGGTAGGCGTGAAGAGAAAGTCCATTGCGGGTCAAAGTGACTTGAATCATCCGGAGGGTGAGGATGATGATCTTGCCATATTAGCATCTTATAGAAGCAAACCCTTATTATTCTACATCCCAAGCTCATCCACATTTGAATATGTTTTGGAGAAACTTAACAAGGAGTTCGAGTTGGATCCAACTCGGACCTACAGGGTCGAGTACAAAGCTTCCTCGGGCCAATGGTCTAGTCTAGTATGCTTAGAGAGTTGTCGGGGAATGGATCTCATTAGACTTCGTGTGTTCCCTGAGGGTAGACAAGTAGGCTGGCGGTGGAAAACTGATAGTTGA